The sequence GAGTGCATTTTCCTAATTTGCCTAATTTGGATGGCTATTTAAGGCAATGGGGAACTCATCCTATCACTCAAAACAGAACAATTTACACTTGGATTAATGAAAAAGGTGCATCGATAGGCCAGAGGACTTATGCAGAACATCTTAATGCATCTTGCATTGCTTATAAGCTCTTAACAAGCCAAAAGCCAGTTATCAAGTCTTGGGACAAGGTTCTTGTTGTTTATGTGCCTGGTCTAGACTTCATCGACGCCTTCTTTGAATGCCTAAGAGCTAGAGCCATACCAGTTCCAGTTCTTCCTCCGGATCCAATGCAAAGAAGTGGACAAGCACTAACAAAAATGGAAAACATTGCCAAGTCATGCAGTATTATGGCAGTTTTGTCAACAGTTGCTTATCACTCGGCTGTCCGGGCAggtttattgaaaaaatttttcttatttataggGAAAAGTGGGAAGTCCGAGATGAATCCGTGACTTCGATCAGAATCGGTTTCCAGACGTCAACCTCCGCCACAGTACCACGATGGCGGCTGTATCTGTCTCCCTGCAACCTAAGATTTCATTTTTAGGGAGAAGATCTTCATTTCTATTTAGTATCCATGGCTACTACACCTGATTTCTCTTTTTTTCCTCctattaacaaattaaaaaaaaaagctttgGGTCCAATTCAGTTTTTAGATACCCAATTCACTGCCAAAGCCAACTTCAGCAAGTCTATCAGCTTATATTTGAATCACACTATTTTCGCTAGTTGGCTCAGCCACAGTCCACAGCTAACATAAGGCAGCAGACAAGCTCTGAAACACAGCACCACGTGTTAATCTCATATTCAAAGAGAGGGAATATCTGTATATCTGTATCAACTTGTATCTGTACCGTAGAGCGACCCTATTAGATATTGTAGACGACAAACTAATAGGTCAATATATATTTTATCGGTTCTACTACAAAAATCAACAGAAGTTAAGCCAACTCAAATGAATTAGTTAAAAAATAGGTtcgttataaaaaaatttttattattttaattttttgaattttaaaatcggtataaaaaaattagagaaaaatttTAAACAGCTCTTGATAATTATCTCGAAAGACAATGAAGCccttaacaaaataaatatctttttcgactcctaatttttatttttatgagacTAATTAGCTCctgtacaaaaaaaaaatcaatgttttaTTTTGTTGGCACAGGGACTAATCAGTCccatataaataaaaattaggggTCGAAAaggattaatttttttgttaaggacctcgttgtcctttcgagataattatcACGGACCGGATTGAATATTCActaaaaaaactaatttaaaagatATACAATGTAACTAATTTTAATGGCTGATTTTAGTATGGAAATAGTCTTTTTGAGAATTATAGTCtactattttaaaaaattcttaaaaaGATTAAAGgatattttatattttgaaataACTTCTAATTTTACACTTTTGTCCATTTTTTTTATGGTCAAAATTAGTTTAGTTCCAAAATTACCCCGCATAATCCCACCATCATCCTCTTCacattatttttctgtttctcatCCACCTCCTTTGTCAACATCAATACCATCATCTCCACCTATTGAGGCTGAACCCATAAGCATCCTTCCTCCTTTCTTTTAACCGGTTGTGAAAGTCTATTCTCCTAATTCTTTATCCTCCCCCCAGTTTCATATAATCCTTTGTAAGCATGATAATATCAACCTTGCATGTATACACTTGATTTGGTTGTTGCAATAAGCCACTAACATGTATTGAACACATGAAAAAATAGTCCCTTCTACCTTAGAAACACCTTTGAGATGTTAGAACAGATGATCTAATCAATAATTTTCTTTGAAGCGCTGTGCAATTAACACTTTACGTAACAAACATCTATCTATGAAACTAAATTGTTGACAAAATTCATCATACAGAAAATTGTCTAGCTTTTCTTTTGGCTAAAACAGAATTCTTTTAAGTTTCATCTACAGGTTCTTTGTTGATTCTGGTGTGGCAATATAAGTTCTGCTAAAGAAATCCTTCAATACATCTTCCAGACCTAGCATTCTTATATATAGTGGATGCTTCTTCCATTATTTTGGCCTGGGAGAGCAACCCTGCTCTCTTTCTTCCAGATGGATGAGTGGAGAAATAATCCATAAGTGCCGAGTCACCGTTGACTTCTCCCAGTTTCTGATACACTGCGGGCGCCACCCGTGGATCATATCCGGCAGAAGCAATTAAGAGCAGGCCAATGTAATCAGCTTCCATTTCCATCCTGAAAACAGGATTTAGTTAtgaaaaattgaaagaagaaaaagtTTCCACAATATCTACCAAGAGAAACAAGTACAAGCAGCATGTAGATGATGATTATTTAAGTATAATCAGAAATTCAAAACAACATTGACATGCTGATAGATGGCACACAATAATGTCTCAAGGGTACTACAATTGAGGATGTCTTGAGAAAAAACATGTCAAAATTTGATTACTGTATCACAAGACCAGTTTCAAATGAATTATTAAATCCCATCTCGCTCAGAAATTTTATTCAGAAAAGATATCAACTATCACTTTTAAAATGCTCTAACAATCCGTTGTATACAACAATCTTACCACCAGGTAGCAAAATGGCATTGACAACCGAATCATTGACAACAAGCACCTCCCAATTCAATCCATCGAGATGCGAGGTAGCTGGCCCTTTCTTTCTACTTTGCTGAACCCAACTGTCATCAAGGATTTCATCTTCCTTGTGCCAACCACTTTCTGCCTTACCATCAGCACTAGAATTACTCAACGATTTCAAAGTCTCCTCAGTATGCCCTTCAAACCCTGTGACATGTGCTGATGCATAACCAACATCATTCCAAACTTGTTCCTTGCTCAACCCTCTCTGCAAGGTATCAATGATTTCCATTGATATCATCCTTATCGTCATACTCTCAGGGTGTATGGCAGGCAAGATCTTTCCCTTGAAACTCGCCTTCAGTTTCTCGAATTCAGCCTCCCCAAGTTGCCTCACCATGGCTTTAGATAACAAAATCCAGTGGCTTCTCTTGGTATATGGAACTGTCTCTAAATTCCCAAAATACATAGTTATGAATATAGCTGACCCAACCAACACAACAGTGAATACATGTCTAGCATTCATCATACATAGGAAGTGCAAGatagttttacatgtgcattcaAATTAAACTCTAAGTGTAAATGAATTATAGTTTAAATGACATAATCTTTTCATACTCACAGTAGATTCtagtctttttatttttagtaaaaaaataaacTTTAAGTAAAATAGCATGATTATGAAAATTGGACTGAACAGCCGTTAGACCGGTCCAATCATGAACCGGAAACATTAAAAATCCGGTCAGGCATGTAAAACTGGTAATAAAAAAATCGTTGAAGAACCGCTAAACCGGAATCCGGTCAGGCATGTAAAACTGGTGATCAGAAAATCGTTGAAGAACCGATAAACCGGAATCCGGTCGGACCAAATCGAGACCCGGCCAGTTTACACAAAAGGGAAGCTACTCCTTCGTTTCTTTCCCCCTTTCTCCCTTTCCTTCTTTCATAATcacaaaaatcacaaaaactaAGCCTACAGCACCGCCGCAAGGAGTGGCATATTGCCGCCGTCCATTAAGTTCGCCGTCCGTCCGTCTATCTAGCTTCCGTCGTGCTCCAAGCCTTCAACCCCTGTTCGCTGTCACCGATTGCAGCTGCTTCCTTGAgctcggcgtccgtcgtctttgtctgctcagccgCGCTTCCGCCACCGTTTCTTCGCCGTTCACGTTCGCCTCTTCGTTCAGCCGCCGTATTCCTTCGCGTTCTTCGCCGTTCACGTTCGCTCGGCGTTCACCGTTCGCGTTCACTCGCCGTTCACCGTTCGAGTTCGCATTCGCgttcgtctggaagccacgttgctctgcttcaaactctgcgtccaacccgcgcgctccacctagccgtcgaactgctctcttttgtcgccgccgtgagttccctaaacccgccaccaatactctgcttcaaactctgcaacttctgatttctattacaataagtaactatttgatttggtagtggtttggatttttttcatAGATTATACAATTgttatgttctcttctctatcacattgaTATTAAGCTTTGAGTTCTCTTATTTCGTTTTAATTTTACCGCACttaacatgtttgatgaaatgctttaaccatatttctggatggttttataatttctagcttttagaaacttagtaagttgattgcatgtgaaattaagaataattggatcttagtaattaggaaattttagctGCACAAATAGGGTCTTTGCAGAAAACATATTagcatgatgattccacttgcattAGTGTTCTTCTGGTAAATTTTAACTGTTATTGTAAAGttgttaatttgctaattgttcttgtgttgttgttatgttatctttattttttttttctttttgttgtaaTTTTCTGTTCTTGGTTTAAGCTGTGATTGAAGGTTCTTTGGTTTGGGTATTCTTCAGTTTCCTAGAAGCTTAGCTTTTATTCTTTTGAGCATACACGTATCAAATTATTGTTTTCAGCAATGgtgatttttagatttttttttggtTGTTTTGTTTTAAATGTTCCTATTGGTGTTGTTGTGTTGTTGCTGTGATTTAAATGAAAGATTCTTCTTTTTTTGAATGCCCAGTTAGTGCTTGGTTGATTGGTTTTGCTCACTGACTGTATttaatgataaattttaaattgataactctACTACTGCTTTACTGTCTGTTTCTatagttaaattttattaaagtttCTTGAATTTGCGCTGCCTATGTTACTGATTCTGTTCCttcattggttttttttttttgttgttaatcattgtgatgagctttgttaaaattgggttgaaaactgttaatcttcttcatttttcactgtTCTAACTTctgttcttattaaaaaatttgcaatttgtgatcttttgatttattatatgcttcatgttttcATTGTTCTGTTCTTATGAAGAAAAAATTTGCAATTAGTGATTGTatgattcatgttttgattgttcttatataaaaaaattctgttttcattgttTTGTTCATTGTTTGGTTGCACTGTCCCTGCTCTCGATCTCCGCCAACTCGCTGCCCCTCCTCCGTGTTGGATTCTTTTTGTTTCAGGTTCTGTTGTGTGTTTGTTGTGCAGCACTAtcattttttgttttactttttgacTCAGCTACATTAAGACAATGTTCTCTATTTTTAACTTGTGCATTGTAATTCAATCCAGCTATTTTTAATGGAAGTATAATTATGTTAATTGTTAACAAATTTGCAGCAAGTTTTTgcatattttgatgattaattacATTTAGTTGGTGATATTTTATATAGggttttaaatttgaaagatattttaggatgattatttataatttatttattattttattatggaACAGTTTTTTCGGTTAAACTACGGTTAGACTGATTGGACTAGTGAACCAGTAACTAAAGCGGTTTGATGACTGATCCGGTTTTCATTGGTCTCCACCAAACCCAACCTTCTCTCACGGCAACAACTTCACCTGTGGAGCTGGACAGCGTTCATGCTTTAACTACTACCTCTCTCTCGCCGCCTCTGCTGTTGAAAATAACTTAGAATGAGCCATAAATTGTAGGTTATGAATACGTAACTAGGAAAAGGAGTTGCCAATTGCAGGCATGTTCCGTtccacacacatcctccatcACTCCCACCCCTTCACCTCTGCCGCAACCTCTGCCGCCATCACTGCTGCCGCCTCTCCTGCACCCACCACCCTTGCGTCCTTCACCGTCACGCCCCCAGTGCACCCCTGGCCCCGCCGCCTCACTCCTAAAACCCTTGCCTCCCTTATTTCCCGCCAACACGACCCAAATCTCTCCCTCCAAATCTTCCACTATGCCCTAACCCACCACCCCAATAGCAACAACAACCGCCTCGCCCACCACCCTATTCCCTTCAATGCCATAATTCTCAAGCTCTCCCGTGCCCGCCACTTCCCCCAAATCGATGCCATCCTCTGTGATTCCCGTATCACCGACGAACAACCGCTTATAACGGTTATTCGCGGGTACGGCCTTGCTGGTCGCCCAAAATTGGCACTCAGGACCTTCATGAGGATCGAATCTTTTGGGATTCAACCCTCCACGAAGGCCCTGAACGCCACGCTTAATGCCCTGGTTCAGTGCAAGCGCTATGATTTAGCACATTTTGTTTTTAAGAATTGTATGGCCAAATTTAGGGTTGTGCCCAATGTGGTTAGTTGCAATATTTTGCTGAAGGCTCTTTGTAAAGGGAACAATGTAGATGCAGCGGTTAGGGTTTTGGATGAGATGCCTGCAATAGGTGTGGTGCCCAATGTGGTGAGTTACACTACTGTTTTAGGTGGGTATGCTTTGAGGGGTGACATGAGGGGTGCAAAGAGGGTTTTTATGGAGATTTTGGGGAAAGGGTGGATACCTGATGCAACTACTTACACTGTCTTGGTGAGTGGGTTTTGTAGGCAAGGGATGTTTGTTGATGCAATTAAGGTGATGGATGAGATGGAGGAGAATGGGCTTGAGCCTAATGAGGTTACTTATAGTGTTATGATTGAGGCGTATTGTAAGGGGAAGAAGTTCGGGGAGGCACTTAATGTGCTCGACGATATGCTTGGGAAGAATCATGTGCCGAGTTCGGCGCTGTGTTGTAGGGTTGTTGATATGTTGTGCGAGGAAGGGAATGTTGAGAAGGCTTGTGAGGTTTGGAGGAAGCTCTTGAGGATGAATTGCAGCCGCGATGATGCTGTCACAGGTACTCTTGTTCATTGGCTGTGTAAGAAGGGGAAGGTGATTGAGGCAAGGAAGGCGCTTGATGAATTTGGAGGTGGTGCAGTTCCAAGTCTATTGACATATAACACATTGATTGCCGGAATGTGCGAGAGAGGGGAGCTCTGTGAGGCTGCTAGGTTGTGGGATGATATGGTGGAGAAGGGTCGCGTACCTAATGCGTTTGCTTATAATATGTTGATTAAAGGATTTTGTAAGGTTGGTAACGTGAAGGAGGGAATAAGGATTCTAGAGGAGATGTTTGAAAGTGGATGTTTGCCTGACAAATCAACATACACGATATTGATTGATGGACTTTCTTGTGCAAGAGGGATGGTGGAAGAAATTAACAAGGTTGTTGCATTGGCCGTATCCGCTGGAGTTGATGATGACATGTGGGATATCTTCCTGAAATCTGTtgcaaataatttaaatttgaatgcAGCTGAATTTGATAGGATACTGTTAGAGAGTGTCCCATGAGGTGCAGTGAACAGCATGTTAAAGAAATAGCTGTTTAACCATGTTAGTGTAAACACATCAAGGTGCACTTTTCCCTCGGATCTTTCAACTGGAAACAGTTTATCCATTGTGAAGGTATGCTTCTACCTTGTATACTATCCAGTTAGTGAACTTGGAAATTTTAACCAATTGACAGGGGACCATTTCTTGGTGTATTTTGTCTATAATCGGATTTGGTTCCGTCATAGCAGCAGATTCATCTTGTTCTGCAAATTTATAGAAGGTTGGTTATCAAAATATGGTGAAGTTAGTGAGCAAGTAGCCAACATGATTTGGTATCATAGTTTAAGTAGCTGCTTCTCAGTGTTTCTAAATATGGCATGAGCATCTTCATTAAATTGTTGGCCTTATATAAGGGGTTTCTTTTTGAGTGTCGAAGACTGGGAGTTCCTGGAACAAAAGAAAATGATTCTTAATACACTTGGATGGCATGGACAAGGTATTCTTTCAGTTCTTCCACTTGCTGCTAGAATGTGTTAGCTATATTTTGCTGTGAGGTTTGGAGAAATTTGTTAGGATCATTTGTAAGAATTGGGATGTCCTTCTAGATCCCTATGTTGATTTCATTCTCGTAATTTATTTGGGAGATTTTAGGAGATGAAAGGAGCATAAGGTGCTATGAAGCTATGCCTCTTTGCCATAATGAAGGTGCATCTGATTGGTTTTCTATGCTTATTTACAGAATTTTGCACTTGGTTCATAAAAAAAGTTTTCGGATCATATTATTAGAGTGGTTGAGCTGTTCTTAGCTTTCggctaatttttattttttgggacATTTGGGCTTCtgtattttaaaaagttttctcccttttttttgttGTAATCCTTCAACTAAAACACTCTTCTTCTTGCTTAATCTGTATATTACAATTTCTTTTAAGAAAGAGACAGGAGAAGTATTAGTAATGTGAAACTTTAGTGAAGACATTCTATTGTTTGGTTCTATTTCTATGAATCTATACCATGTGTATAACTGTATTCGCAATTCTGCATGCTTCATTTTTACTTGTCACAATTCATGTGCAATTGTGCATCATAGATGATCGTTAATAATgcttatatatatacacaccaaATGATGGAGATAGACGATTTAAATAAGAGAAAATGACTGAAAATGTGAAAATAAGATCAGGTATAATTTGATCATTTtgatcaaatttaaaatctttatagAGAGGACCAATATATATAGCAGATAAATGTCAAGAATACTTAATTTTTCTTATTGTAAATGTATTAAAACATCACATTACAGTTTGATAAAATGACAGCTATTTCATCTTATTTGAGTAGAAATATGGTATGATTTTCTAATCACATCATTGCAATTTtcacctcttctttttttttttttttttggtctggACCTCTCTTCTAGGTCAAGGTCTATTGGAAACATTTTTTGTCAAAGCCTAGGTGCACTCTTAGCAGATGGGTTTCTCTTACACATTTCTACGGTCCACTACTTGTTGTGCAAACTGCATGTGTTCATGTTTCCCATTGCTACCCCTGTTTTAACTACCAAAAAAAAAACTTTCCCATTGCTACATGTGCTTCTCGTACACTCTTCCATTGTGAATTATGCTTCCTATTCCATAATTTTCGTAAGAGTAATTACCTAAATCAGTCCTAAGGCTGcttatatgaaatgactaaaataaccatatgatttcAAATTTTCTACGTCAAGTATAAACTAATTTAATAGAGAATGAGTACGTAGGAGTACAGACGAAACTTGAAAAAATGTTTGAAgaaaccaaaaattttaataaaaaaatatataatagtatttatattaaaataaaaattataaatatatttattttatttttaaatttattattaatatgtagaaATACATATGATTAagcttaataaaaaaatagatctgagtttgattaataaaaaattttgtttaggttaataagtcagattaattttaaataaaaaatcagtttTAAAAAAGAATCtgtttttacataaaaaaaaaaagtttcaagaCTAATTATAGAAAAACTAAGAAGGGATAatagtggaataataaaaaatatctatagacaaaaaggaaaacaaaatttataaaaaagtccgtgtccactcttccaaatcccgtgtccatcattgtccttcgtaaaagagtggacacaaaaatataaaaaactctCTCGGAGACAATGTGTTTCGTGTCCATGTCTCTGCTTCCAAACACATTTTAAACATGTACTGTCCATGTCTCTGTGTCTTGTCTctgaaaacaaacgctacctaagagtTTTGAAATCAGACATTTTagtgtttaaattttaaaatacacaaaataatttttaatatttacttCCGTTAAACAATACAGAGCCGGGTTTAAGCTTGGAattgagttcataaattaaataaaccgagcttgagcttggatagACTCATCTCATTAACTCGTGAGCTGGCtcgattttatatatatatgatcttaattatttgaaattttatatttatttttgtatatattttgatgtaggatataatcaagtacaaactaatttaatagaaaatgagagtacgtaggagtacagacgaaacttgaaaaaatgttttaagaaaccaaaaattttaataaaaaaatatataatagtatttatattaaaataaaaattataaatatatttattttatttttaaatttattattaatatgtaggaatacatatggttaagattaataaaaaaatagatctgagtttgattaataaaaaattttgtttaggttaataagtcagattaattttaaataaaaaatcagtttTAAAAAAGAATCtgtttttacataaaaaaaaaaagtttcaagaCTAATTATAGAAAAACTAAGAAGGGATAatagtggaataataaaaaatatctatagacaaaaaggaaaacaaaatttataaaaaagtccgtgtccactcttccaaatcccgtgtccatcattgtccttcgtaaaagagtggacacaaaaatataaaaaactctCTCGGAGACAATGTGTTTCGTGTCCATGTCTCTGCTTCCAAACACATTTTAAACATGTACTGTCCATGTC is a genomic window of Arachis ipaensis cultivar K30076 chromosome B06, Araip1.1, whole genome shotgun sequence containing:
- the LOC107648504 gene encoding uncharacterized protein LOC107648504, with the translated sequence MMNARHVFTVVLVGSAIFITMYFGNLETVPYTKRSHWILLSKAMVRQLGEAEFEKLKASFKGKILPAIHPESMTIRMISMEIIDTLQRGLSKEQVWNDVGYASAHVTGFEGHTEETLKSLSNSSADGKAESGWHKEDEILDDSWVQQSRKKGPATSHLDGLNWEVLVVNDSVVNAILLPGGWKWKLITLACS
- the LOC107605369 gene encoding pentatricopeptide repeat-containing protein At5g16420, mitochondrial-like yields the protein MFRSTHILHHSHPFTSAATSAAITAAASPAPTTLASFTVTPPVHPWPRRLTPKTLASLISRQHDPNLSLQIFHYALTHHPNSNNNRLAHHPIPFNAIILKLSRARHFPQIDAILCDSRITDEQPLITVIRGYGLAGRPKLALRTFMRIESFGIQPSTKALNATLNALVQCKRYDLAHFVFKNCMAKFRVVPNVVSCNILLKALCKGNNVDAAVRVLDEMPAIGVVPNVVSYTTVLGGYALRGDMRGAKRVFMEILGKGWIPDATTYTVLVSGFCRQGMFVDAIKVMDEMEENGLEPNEVTYSVMIEAYCKGKKFGEALNVLDDMLGKNHVPSSALCCRVVDMLCEEGNVEKACEVWRKLLRMNCSRDDAVTGTLVHWLCKKGKVIEARKALDEFGGGAVPSLLTYNTLIAGMCERGELCEAARLWDDMVEKGRVPNAFAYNMLIKGFCKVGNVKEGIRILEEMFESGCLPDKSTYTILIDGLSCARGMVEEINKVVALAVSAGVDDDMWDIFLKSVANNLNLNAAEFDRILLESVP